The segment CACAGATGAAATCAAAATGACGGGTCTCGCCCTGTATCACACAGCCCAAACAAATCACTGCATCCACATCCTCTCTCTGCGCCAATTTTTGCGCCCCAAGACTGAGTTCAAAACTACCCGGAACCTCTACTTTTACGATGTTTTCCTGTTTCGCACCATGGCTCAAGAGCGTTTGGACAGCTCCATTGTACAATGAACCTGTTACCTCTTCGTTCCACTCTGCAACCACAACTGCAAAGATTTTATCGCTGATGTCTACCAGGTTTTTGGAACTGTAATCACTCAGATTTTTTAACGCACTCGCCATGACATTTCTAATTTTTGTGCAAATAAAAAAGGGATGGATAAAAATCCATCCCTTTTTTTCAATATTATTTCTTGATTACTTGCTTGAGCCTTCTAGTCTAGCCACATGCTTGATCGCATCTTGATACACTGCTGAGCTGGCATAATCGCTCACAATCTCTTGATAGTTTTTCAACGCATCTTTAATACTGCCTGATTTTTCGTTGGCAATAGCCGCTTTGATCAGATAGTAAGGAGAAAATTGATCGTTTTCTTCATTATCAGCTGCCTTTTCGTAGTAGCTAGCTGCATCCGAAAACTTACCCAATTCCATGTATGCATCTCCTGTCAACAGGTATGCTCTAGACTGAATCAGATAATCTGATGCGCTGAAGTCTTTCAAATACTTCAAGGCATTGTCAAAATCACCCAATTTCAAGTACGTCGCGCCTGCA is part of the Reichenbachiella agarivorans genome and harbors:
- the ribH gene encoding 6,7-dimethyl-8-ribityllumazine synthase, with product MASALKNLSDYSSKNLVDISDKIFAVVVAEWNEEVTGSLYNGAVQTLLSHGAKQENIVKVEVPGSFELSLGAQKLAQREDVDAVICLGCVIQGETRHFDFICDAVAHGVTNVSLKYDKPVIFGVLTPENQKQAMDRAGGKHGNKGDEAAITAIKMLAL
- a CDS encoding tetratricopeptide repeat protein, producing MTKKRKDAEKHGSDLLENPEALAEQLSRTEKFLEKNKALVSIVGVVIAVVVLGFVFGRYYIDNQNKSAHADMFQAVYYFEADSLGLALNGDGNNYGLLEIIDQYPMTEAANLANYYAGATYLKLGDFDNALKYLKDFSASDYLIQSRAYLLTGDAYMELGKFSDAASYYEKAADNEENDQFSPYYLIKAAIANEKSGSIKDALKNYQEIVSDYASSAVYQDAIKHVARLEGSSK